In a genomic window of Vigna angularis cultivar LongXiaoDou No.4 chromosome 6, ASM1680809v1, whole genome shotgun sequence:
- the LOC108343026 gene encoding TORTIFOLIA1-like protein 1: MKHPKPQTQTNPTPSPSSRSSSSSSSLSSHLAMVELKQRILTSLSKLSDRDTHQIAVEDLEKTIAALSPDAIPMILNCLYDAATDPKPAVKRDALRLLAAVCAAHADAAAAHLTKIIAHVVRRLKDADSAVRDACRDTVGALAAQYLKGDGGGGGVGTVVGLFVKPLFEAMGEQNKGVQAGAAVCMAKMVECAGGGGEAPVPAFQKLCPRICKLLNSPNFMAKAAILPVVASLSQVGAIAPQSLEHLLPSIHECLSSTDWATRKAAAEALSSLALHSSSLVADKAAPTLAVLEACRFDKIKPVRDSINEALQLWKKISGKGDGSPDDSKPSSDGGNESAISSETSDPKKVNPDERKTDSSVKDSSTSSLNPDSTSKAKAAGISEKAVVILKKKAPALSDKELNPEFFQKLERRGSDDLPVEVVVPRRGLNSSNSNNEEESEANVKDSKERTSSVGNIPNDDFHGSLSNKYRIFERGNDGNSKQRNYDDFGHDRYSERRMNSKELRTKAYDTDDRTENDQREGSANLAGFSKTDGQSDVPFSNNRGNWLAIQRQLLQLERQQVHLMNMLQDFMGGSHDSMVTLENRVRGLERIVEDMSRDLSISSGRRNFTGFEGSSSRPPNKYNGFNDYSNSKYGRGGDGRIQFGERFSQSDGNALGMRGRGPSWRSDMSEGWDLPGYGASRNNSQVSSRRTFGGSSADGRSPKSVHESDQSGNRRAWDKAALPIRLGEGPSARSVWQASKDEATLEAIRVAGEDNGASRATRVAIPEMTAEALADDNVGQERDAIWTSWTNAMDALQVGDTDSAFAEVLSTGDDILLVKLMDRTGPVIDQLSSEVACEIVNAIGQFLLDQNMYDICLSWIQQLLEIVLENGAETFGIPMEVKKELLLNLHEASTDTTEAWEGVHPDQLLLQLASAWEIDLQQHDK; the protein is encoded by the exons ATGAAGCACCCAAAACCCCAAACCCAAACAAACCCAACGCCATCACCCTCGTCAAGATCGTCATCCTCATCTTCTTCACTCTCATCGCACCTTGCAATGGTGGAGCTCAAGCAGAGGATACTCACTTCCCTTTCCAAGCTCTCCGACCGCGACACGCACCAGATCGCGGTTGAGGACCTCGAGAAGACCATCGCTGCGCTGTCACCGGACGCCATTCCCATGATCCTCAACTGCCTCTACGACGCCGCCACCGACCCCAAGCCCGCCGTCAAGCGAGACGCGCTGCGCCTCCTTGCCGCCGTCTGCGCCGCCCACGCCGACGCCGCGGCGGCGCACCTCACCAAGATTATAGCGCATGTGGTGCGCCGACTCAAGGACGCCGATTCTGCCGTTCGCGATGCCTGTAGGGACACTGTCGGCGCACTGGCCGCGCAGTATCTGAAGGGCGACGGCGGCGGAGGGGGGGTCGGGACGGTGGTGGGGCTGTTCGTGAAGCCGCTGTTCGAGGCTATGGGGGAGCAGAACAAAGGGGTGCAGGCGGGCGCGGCAGTGTGCATGGCGAAGATGGTGGAGTGTGCTGGCGGCGGAGGGGAGGCGCCGGTGCCGGCGTTCCAGAAACTTTGTCCGAGGATCTGCAAGCTGCTAAACAGTCCCAATTTCATGGCTAAGGCGGCGATTTTGCCGGTGGTTGCCAGCTTGTCACAG GTTGGAGCGATTGCACCACAAAGCTTGGAACATTTGCTGCCTAGCATCCATGAATGTCTTTCTAGTACGGATTGGGCAACACGTAAAGCAGCAGCTGAGGCATTAAGTTCATTGGCATTGCATTCAAGCAGTTTGGTTGCTGATAAAGCAGCACCTACACTGGCAGTACTTGAGGCTTGCCGATTTGACAAG ATAAAACCTGTAAGAGATAGCATCAACGAGGCATTGCAATTGTGGAAAAAGATCTCAGGGAAAGGAGATGGGTCTCCTGATGATTCAAAGCCCTCGTCTG ATGGTGGGAATGAATCAGCTATTTCGTCAGAGACAAGTGACCCAAAAAAAGTAAATCCTGATGAGAGGAAGACTGATTCATCAGTAAAAGATTCATCAACTAGTTCTTTGAATCCGGATTCAACTTCTAAGGCCAAAGCAGCTGGCATCTCTGAGAAGGCGGTTGTAATACTGAAAAAGAAAGCACCAGCCTTATCTGATAAAGAGCTAAATCCAGAATTTTTCCAAAAACTTGAAAGAAGGGGTTCAGATGATTTGCCAGTGGAAGTAGTTGTTCCTCGGAGAGGCCTCAATTCTTCTAACTCCAACAACGAGGAAGAGTCAGAGGCAAATGTTAAAGAttcaaaagaaagaacaagttctgTTGGAAACATCCCTAACGATGATTTTCATGGATCCCTAAGTAATAAATATCGTATCTTTGAGAGAGGCAATGATGGAAATTCCAAACAAAGGAATTATGATGATTTTGGCCATGACAGATACTCCGAAAGAAGGATGAACTCAAAAGAACTGAGGACTAAGGCATATGATACTGATGATAGAACTGAAAATGATCAGAGGGAGGGTTCTGCCAATCTTGCAGGTTTTTCTAAAACTGATGGTCAGTCTGACGTACCCTTCTCCAATAACAGAGGAAATTGGTTGGCCATCCAGAGGCAGTTGCTGCAACTGGAAAGGCAACAGGTTCATCTAATGAATATGCTTCAG GATTTCATGGGTGGTTCGCATGATAGTATGGTGACTCTAGAGAATAGAGTGCGTGGCCTTGAGAGAATTGTTGAAGACATGTCTCGAGATTTATCCATATCATCAGGTCGTAGAAACTTTACAGGGTTTGAAGGATCATCTAGCAGGCCACCTAATAAGTATAATGGTTTTAATGACTACTCCAATTCCAAGTATGGAAGAGGTGGTGATGGACGCATCCAATTTGGTGAAAGATTTTCCCAATCTGATGGAAATGCTCTGGGAATGAGGGGAAGAGGGCCATCTTGGAGATCTGACATGTCTGAAGGGTGGGATCTTCCTGGTTATGGTGCTTCTAGAAATAATAGCCAGGTTTCCTCAAGGAGGACTTTTGGTGGTAGTTCTGCTGATGGAAGATCACCGAAATCTGTGCATGAGAGTGATCAGTCAGGAAACAGGAGAGCTTGGGATAAAGCAGCACTGCCCATCCGGCTTGGTGAGGGACCATCTGCCAGAAGTGTCTGGCAAGCTTCCAAGGATGAAGCTACCTTGGAAGCAATTCGAGTTGCTGGTGAGGACAATGGAGCATCTCGAGCAACGAGGGTAGCAATCCCTGAAATGACTGCAGAAGCTCTGGCCGATGACAATGTTGGGCAAGAGAGGGATGCCATCTGGACTTCTTGGACCAATGCAATGGATGCCCTTCAAGTAGGTGACACAGATTCAGCCTTTGCAGAAGTATTGTCCACTGGTGATGATATTTTGCTTGTAAAGCTAATGGACAGAACAGGTCCTGTAATTGACCAACTTTCAAGTGAAGTTGCATGTGAAATTGTGAATGCCATTGGGCAATTCTTGCTGGACCAGAACATGTATGACATCTGTTTGTCTTGGATTCAACAG TTGCTGGAGATAGTATTGGAAAATGGAGCCGAAACCTTTGGCATCCCCATGGAAGTGAAGAAAGAGCTATTACTGAATTTACATGAAGCTTCTACTGATACTACTGAGGCCTGGGAAGGGGTACATCCAGATCAGCTTTTATTGCAGTTGGCATCAGCCTGGGAAATTGATCTACAACAGCATGACAAATAG